A single genomic interval of Pyrus communis chromosome 5, drPyrComm1.1, whole genome shotgun sequence harbors:
- the LOC137734359 gene encoding uncharacterized protein: MGIYVGYDSPSIICYLEPLTDDLFTARFLECHFYEVVFSSLGDDKIVNVPEEQRELSWTTSTLSHLDPRTAQSETEVHRILDIQSVAQSMPDGFTNLVRVTRSHILATNVLAKISNARQTSLMETQDTNLADPRTLVASQSFALTQKCGRPLGSRDS, from the coding sequence ATGGGAATCTATGttggatatgattctccttcaatcaTTTGTTACTTGGAACCTTTGACAGATGATCTATTTACCGCTCGTTTTCTGGAATGTCACTTTTATGAGGTAGTCTTCTCGTCGTTAGGGGATGATAAGATAGTCAACGTTCCTGAAGAACAAcgcgaattatcgtggacgacttccactttgtctcatttagatccccgcaccgctcagtctgaaactgaagtgcatcGCATATTAGATATTCAGAGCgtagctcagagcatgccagatgGTTTCACGAATCTAGTgcgagtgacaagatcacatattctagCTACGAATGTGCTTGCAAAGATATCAAATGCACGACAGACTTCCCTCATGGAAACCCAAGACACTAACTTGGccgatccacgtacattagtggctagccaatcatttgcCCTTACACAGAAGTGTGGTAGGCCACTTGGTTCAAGGGATTCATAA
- the LOC137734993 gene encoding myb-related protein 308-like: protein MGRAPCCSKVGLHRGPWTPREDTLLTKYIEAHGEGHWRSLPKKAGLLRCGKSCRLRWMNYLRPDIKRGNITPDEDDLIIRLHSLLGNRWSLIAGRLPGRTDNEIKNYWNTHLSKRLRNEGTDPNTHKKLSEPIAKENKRRKNQRSKNNNNKKEMVMTKDKNKKTAQHVEPQKPKVHLPKPTRFTSLLSLPRNDSFTSSTTVTTGSSSQDLNRGGGRGGGGGCFGVNTWCNNGLVFCVGDEDQDHDPINSSADGGDDHTLENLYEEYLQALLKTDHHHDHQNQLELESFAESLLI from the exons ATGGGAAGGGCTCCTTGCTGTTCCAAGGTTGGTTTGCATAGAGGTCCATGGACTCCTAGAGAAGACACATTACTCACCAAGTATATTGAAGCTCATGGTGAAGGCCATTGGAGATCCTTGCCAAAAAAAGCTG GCCTCCTCAGGTGTGGGAAGAGTTGCAGGCTAAGGTGGATGAACTATCTAAGACCAGACATAAAGAGAGGCAACATAACCCCCGATGAAGATGACCTAATTATCAGACTACATTCACTTCTTGGCAACCGTTGGTCTCTCATCGCCGGTAGGCTTCCGGGTCGAACCGATAATGAGATCAAGAACTACTGGAACACCCATCTTAGCAAAAGACTCAGAAACGAAGGCACCGACCCAAACACCCACAAAAAATTATCTGAGCCGATagccaaagaaaataaaaggagaaagaaccaaagaagcaagaacaacaacaataagAAGGAGATGGTGATGACGAAagacaagaacaagaaaacagCCCAACATGTGGAGCCACAAAAGCCTAAGGTTCATCTTCCAAAACCTACTAGGTTTACTTCCCTTTTATCCCTACCAAGAAATGACAGTTTTACTAGTAGTACTACAGTTACTACTGGGTCTTCAAGCCAAGACTTAAACAGAGGGGGagggagaggaggaggaggaggatgttTTGGTGTTAATACTTGGTGTAATAATGggcttgtgttttgtgttggtgatgaagaTCAAGATCATGATCCTATTAATTCTTCAGCTGATGGCGGTGATGATCATACGCTTGAAAATCTATATGAAGAATATCTACAGGCGCTTCTGAAGACAGACCATCATCATGATCATCAAAATCAACTTGAATTAGAGTCATTTGCCGAGTCACTGTTAAtctga